Proteins from one Roseimicrobium gellanilyticum genomic window:
- a CDS encoding cell division protein FtsZ — protein MVEFQRNQDREPSATSSLKICVVGIGGGGLNVLDRICLDRLMEVSLVSMHTDVRVLGHAMAPLKIQLGAEMMRGIGCGGDPELGREAADASSDQIRLALQGHDMVFICAGLGGGTGSGAAPVVAQIARDLGAMVFVFATMPFSFEGRRRLTQAEMALEELQGSADAVILFENNRMGELVLPKEGIQKAFSQADQLIGHSVRAISTMVTQPGVVRMGLADLMTALRSPNARCLFGFGEARGTNRVQESLKRALKSPLVNQGQLLQNARNLLVHIAGGESLTLAEVEALMKQLGKYVPEETQIMFGLAVDAKLGDMMTVTLISSLTAQQMSLEPSADAVVEPRITSRPQPAPKAPVEKAPAYSGNGLQLHAPVGMEEPEPAPLPAPVPVAVAAPVAAPAPAPVAPAPAPVAKVKDPLPVELFAEFHEQPVALAPAPAPAPAPVPVQPAPQPVRQAPIVSVPVQMQEVPLFEEPVQAAPSAPLMMEAPQPLPVPPPVVQELPPVRTTIAQTPAPVYAPEPAPAVQAYAAPAPIAAPVVAEAPVQAPAPAPVAAPEPAPAPAPVAQVPQPEPEPVRAEAPVHETVEHEAPVVKEQSIKATSILVQSKPRDEEEVKPLVKQSIFSMVEDEEEEEEEDEDEEFVDEMEEDEVEEEEEEVQSSAPVEARSPEAAASHWADKYIQPKPHAGAQPSVEPRREPQRTLQTTASAPAKKVIEAKQPSLNLQQDEVARFKGTDKTIVDGDDLDIPTWMRMRGKVKR, from the coding sequence ATGGTAGAATTCCAACGCAACCAGGATCGCGAACCCTCGGCGACATCATCACTCAAGATCTGCGTCGTGGGCATCGGCGGTGGCGGTCTGAATGTGCTGGACCGCATCTGTCTGGATCGCCTCATGGAAGTGAGCCTCGTTTCCATGCACACGGATGTGCGGGTGCTCGGCCATGCCATGGCGCCGCTGAAGATTCAGCTTGGCGCGGAGATGATGCGCGGTATTGGCTGCGGCGGTGACCCCGAGCTGGGCCGCGAGGCTGCGGACGCGTCTTCCGACCAGATTCGCCTGGCCCTGCAGGGGCATGACATGGTTTTCATCTGCGCCGGCCTGGGTGGGGGTACGGGCTCGGGTGCAGCTCCGGTGGTTGCGCAGATTGCACGGGATTTGGGTGCCATGGTGTTTGTGTTCGCCACCATGCCCTTCTCATTTGAAGGCCGCCGCCGCCTCACGCAGGCGGAGATGGCACTGGAGGAACTGCAGGGCAGCGCTGACGCAGTCATCCTTTTCGAAAACAACCGCATGGGCGAGCTGGTGCTGCCCAAGGAAGGCATCCAGAAGGCGTTCAGCCAGGCGGATCAGCTCATCGGTCACAGTGTGCGGGCCATCTCCACGATGGTCACGCAGCCCGGCGTGGTGCGCATGGGTCTTGCCGACCTCATGACCGCCCTGCGCAGCCCGAACGCGCGCTGCCTCTTCGGCTTCGGCGAAGCCCGCGGCACCAACCGGGTGCAGGAATCCCTCAAGCGCGCACTCAAGAGCCCGCTGGTGAACCAGGGCCAGCTTCTGCAGAACGCCCGCAACCTGCTGGTGCACATTGCCGGTGGTGAGAGCCTGACGCTTGCCGAAGTGGAAGCGCTCATGAAGCAGCTCGGCAAGTATGTGCCGGAGGAAACGCAGATCATGTTCGGCCTCGCCGTGGATGCGAAGCTGGGAGACATGATGACGGTCACCCTCATCAGCTCGCTCACCGCGCAGCAGATGTCCTTGGAGCCCTCGGCGGATGCAGTGGTGGAGCCGCGCATCACGAGCCGGCCGCAACCAGCTCCGAAGGCCCCGGTTGAGAAGGCTCCGGCCTACTCGGGCAATGGCCTGCAGCTTCATGCTCCCGTGGGAATGGAAGAACCTGAGCCGGCACCGCTGCCTGCACCTGTACCGGTTGCCGTGGCAGCTCCTGTTGCTGCGCCAGCCCCGGCTCCCGTGGCTCCTGCTCCTGCCCCCGTTGCCAAGGTGAAGGATCCGCTTCCCGTGGAGCTTTTTGCTGAGTTTCATGAGCAGCCTGTCGCGTTGGCACCTGCGCCCGCGCCCGCTCCCGCTCCAGTTCCCGTGCAGCCCGCACCGCAGCCTGTTCGTCAGGCTCCGATAGTGTCCGTGCCTGTGCAGATGCAGGAGGTGCCGCTGTTTGAGGAGCCCGTACAGGCCGCTCCTTCGGCGCCGCTGATGATGGAGGCTCCGCAACCGCTTCCGGTGCCTCCGCCTGTAGTGCAGGAGCTGCCGCCTGTCCGTACCACCATCGCGCAGACCCCGGCTCCCGTGTACGCTCCTGAGCCCGCTCCGGCGGTGCAGGCTTATGCGGCACCCGCTCCAATCGCCGCTCCCGTGGTTGCTGAAGCCCCTGTGCAAGCCCCCGCTCCGGCTCCAGTCGCTGCGCCGGAACCTGCGCCCGCGCCAGCACCTGTGGCACAGGTGCCGCAGCCCGAGCCCGAGCCCGTGCGCGCTGAGGCTCCGGTGCACGAAACCGTCGAGCACGAAGCTCCAGTGGTGAAGGAGCAGTCCATCAAGGCCACCAGCATCCTGGTGCAGTCCAAGCCGCGTGATGAGGAAGAGGTCAAGCCGCTCGTGAAGCAGTCCATCTTCTCCATGGTGGAGGACGAGGAAGAGGAAGAAGAGGAGGACGAAGACGAGGAATTCGTCGACGAGATGGAAGAGGATGAGGTGGAGGAAGAAGAGGAGGAAGTGCAGAGCTCCGCTCCCGTGGAAGCGCGCTCTCCGGAGGCCGCCGCTTCTCACTGGGCGGACAAGTACATCCAACCCAAGCCGCACGCCGGCGCACAGCCGAGCGTCGAGCCCCGCCGCGAACCCCAGCGTACGCTGCAAACCACGGCGTCCGCTCCTGCGAAGAAGGTTATCGAAGCGAAGCAGCCCTCCCTGAATCTCCAGCAGGATGAAGTGGCTCGCTTCAAGGGCACGGACAAGACCATCGTGGATGGCGATGACCTCGACATCCCCACCTGGATGCGCATGCGCGGCAAGGTGAAGCGGTAG
- a CDS encoding SAM-dependent methyltransferase, which produces MVESTQSISTDDVARHYDQLDRFYREIWGEHVHHGVWETGKESPEQAVRRLVDLVAERAQLTPGMEVLDVGCGYGGTSRILAREHGVHVIGLTVSPAQARYAESVTEPPGNPQYLLEDWMENQREPSHYDAMVAIESTEHMQDKVRVFTEAARVLKPGGRLVVCAWLSGGNLKPWEHRHLIEPVCREGRLPAMGTEGEYMGWMQNAGFEVTGALDVSEKVARTWPICAWRMLVGLVRKPGYLRFLLDPKNDNRIFALTMLRIWVAYRRGAMRYVVFSSVKKT; this is translated from the coding sequence ATGGTTGAGTCCACCCAGTCCATCTCCACGGATGATGTCGCGCGGCACTATGATCAGCTTGATCGGTTCTACCGGGAGATCTGGGGTGAGCATGTGCACCACGGCGTTTGGGAGACGGGAAAGGAATCGCCAGAGCAGGCGGTACGACGGCTGGTGGATCTGGTGGCGGAGCGGGCGCAACTGACCCCCGGCATGGAGGTGCTGGATGTGGGCTGTGGCTATGGCGGTACCTCGCGCATCCTGGCGCGTGAGCATGGCGTGCACGTCATCGGGTTGACTGTGTCACCGGCTCAGGCGCGGTATGCGGAGTCCGTGACAGAGCCTCCGGGGAATCCCCAATACCTGCTGGAGGACTGGATGGAGAACCAGCGCGAGCCCAGCCATTACGATGCCATGGTGGCGATTGAGAGCACCGAGCACATGCAGGACAAGGTGCGTGTCTTCACTGAGGCCGCCCGGGTGCTGAAGCCGGGGGGCAGACTCGTGGTGTGTGCGTGGCTGTCCGGCGGAAACCTGAAACCGTGGGAGCATCGCCATCTTATCGAGCCGGTGTGTCGGGAGGGACGTCTGCCCGCCATGGGCACGGAAGGCGAATACATGGGGTGGATGCAAAATGCAGGATTCGAGGTGACGGGTGCTTTGGACGTTTCCGAAAAGGTGGCCCGCACCTGGCCCATCTGTGCCTGGCGCATGCTGGTGGGGCTGGTCCGGAAGCCGGGGTACCTGCGGTTCCTGCTGGACCCGAAGAATGACAACCGCATCTTTGCCCTCACCATGCTGCGCATCTGGGTGGCCTACCGTCGTGGCGCCATGCGGTATGTTGTTTTCTCATCTGTGAAGAAAACCTGA
- a CDS encoding AI-2E family transporter — protein sequence MAALDDQDDIERESIAPKGAMQGLRALITLACVALVVAGLKAGAVFFVPVAVAFFMAVLSYPLMSWMIKKRVPHMVALLLTVGVIVLGIGLVGWAGYDLLKSLSKEVPTYLVKLKGIVDESAVWLEKEVGVVGAIKAVEEFNLQSVVEMGKQKDVMQQLASFVTSTFGTVAVALGAFIIVMVLMMFILMEAPGTQSRAEVIRNAGGPDFRVLMQSASDIQKFLGVKTLISVATGLLAFMWCWMFDLKYPLLWGILAFLFNYIPAVGSTAASIPAIAEALVNHGPGTAIGVGIGYGIINFGLDNFLQPMLMGRRFGISGLVVVLSGLFWFYVWGPIGTFLAVPLTMMIKVILENTTEFRWISVAMAKKKVKHGEVVLETPEFDDADLLGGGAATEPPR from the coding sequence ATGGCGGCACTTGACGATCAGGACGATATCGAACGTGAAAGCATAGCTCCCAAGGGAGCGATGCAGGGGCTTCGTGCGCTGATTACGCTGGCTTGTGTGGCACTTGTGGTTGCTGGGTTGAAGGCGGGAGCCGTCTTTTTTGTGCCCGTGGCCGTCGCTTTTTTCATGGCGGTGCTGAGCTACCCGCTCATGTCCTGGATGATCAAGAAGCGGGTCCCGCACATGGTTGCGCTGCTTCTGACGGTGGGCGTGATTGTCCTGGGCATTGGCCTGGTTGGTTGGGCAGGCTATGACTTGCTGAAGAGCCTTTCCAAGGAGGTGCCCACTTACCTCGTCAAGCTGAAGGGAATCGTGGATGAGTCCGCCGTGTGGTTGGAAAAGGAAGTGGGCGTGGTGGGTGCCATCAAGGCGGTGGAAGAATTCAACCTTCAGTCGGTGGTGGAAATGGGCAAGCAGAAGGATGTGATGCAGCAGCTTGCCTCGTTTGTCACCAGTACCTTCGGCACGGTGGCTGTGGCTCTGGGCGCGTTCATTATCGTGATGGTGCTGATGATGTTCATCCTCATGGAGGCGCCAGGCACGCAAAGCCGCGCGGAAGTCATTCGCAATGCCGGTGGACCTGATTTCAGGGTGCTCATGCAGTCCGCCTCGGACATTCAGAAGTTCCTTGGGGTCAAGACGCTTATCAGCGTCGCAACAGGTTTGCTGGCCTTCATGTGGTGCTGGATGTTTGACCTGAAGTACCCACTGCTTTGGGGCATCCTCGCGTTCCTCTTCAATTATATTCCAGCGGTGGGCTCCACGGCAGCTTCCATCCCTGCCATCGCCGAGGCCTTGGTGAATCACGGTCCGGGCACCGCGATCGGGGTGGGCATTGGCTATGGCATCATCAATTTTGGATTGGATAACTTCCTCCAGCCCATGCTCATGGGCCGGCGGTTTGGCATTTCCGGTCTCGTGGTCGTGTTGAGCGGCTTGTTCTGGTTCTACGTCTGGGGGCCGATAGGGACGTTTCTCGCGGTTCCGCTTACCATGATGATCAAGGTCATCCTGGAGAACACCACCGAGTTCCGCTGGATCTCCGTCGCCATGGCGAAGAAGAAGGTGAAGCATGGGGAGGTGGTCTTGGAGACACCTGAATTCGACGATGCCGACCTGTTGGGCGGTGGAGCCGCGACGGAACCGCCGCGGTAG
- a CDS encoding protein kinase domain-containing protein → MSLPDIDGLELQDLIGKGSCGAVYRAVVGETREACAVKVFSSMAINRKLLTIGMRGLQQMPEHPGILKVHHFDFDKAPYHVAVPLVGFMTEDAQRRKHWETPTLEGCCGTVPPDEAWRYIYEVCDSMAWLHKHNLVHCNLKPRNVLLEDDQASATKIGDPVQGWIGGVHHFDTTDHFLYIPPEQAEHPDALATHGTSWDVYAFGVLAYRLLTGKFPRAEEELEREIREQANFNGTVRTVDNGAILAAVRAQHDIEWPKKPTSKWDERRKQILEKCLALDPKLRWPDLREVMREFEKLEADYLLEDAREKIGIEKRRQARRVMLLRTMVQVLFVALVAAAGYGLWYGYDKYTKWQHAEKATAVIAKEKEEGEKAREGKITDLATKLQQAKEAERLASSNLQMSQAAVDQFLTQLLQLPAGLGLQAEISQKHVNDALAFCEQERPRLEKDESQLPLRATNYFNTAQLLMRKNQQKEAKAWFEKARSTLNLLLQREPTHADVTRRQIMLGRTCRWLGTMKAEEGHRVEASQYFKEAVAALTPALEKNPKDRNARVECAMAWYELGKRSRRDGETAVAVNALGRVPTLMDAKVVGEELTPQEQFLLARSRIEQALSLRDEGRLDEAMRALFDSMEVMVKLVEKSAPHNQEQALTLAEAYIEFGEIVSGKLGTTDAKDAQAEAQAILMELVRTQPQWAEARYLLARNYGALAALERDQGNATEARTKQESAVKTLEDLSKDNPDNTRFLTEYARQKGAHAQMLCDLNKAKDAVPIAKEGVDRLEELMQKNDASLDELDRKACGVLLAQLYGILGQSGEAAKDSKLAKSSFAKASEHWEALKSRHGHDETIDAGLNWSKERLGKFK, encoded by the coding sequence ATGAGTCTGCCAGATATCGACGGATTGGAACTACAAGACCTCATCGGCAAGGGCAGTTGCGGTGCGGTGTACCGGGCTGTGGTGGGGGAGACGCGGGAGGCGTGCGCGGTGAAGGTCTTCAGCAGCATGGCGATCAACCGCAAGCTGCTGACCATCGGCATGCGCGGCCTGCAGCAGATGCCGGAGCACCCGGGCATCCTGAAGGTGCATCACTTTGACTTTGACAAGGCTCCCTACCACGTGGCGGTGCCGCTGGTGGGATTCATGACGGAGGACGCGCAGCGGCGGAAGCACTGGGAGACGCCCACGCTGGAAGGCTGCTGCGGAACGGTGCCTCCGGACGAGGCCTGGCGGTACATTTATGAGGTGTGTGACTCGATGGCCTGGCTGCACAAGCACAACCTCGTGCACTGCAATCTGAAGCCACGCAATGTGCTGCTGGAGGATGACCAGGCCAGCGCGACGAAGATTGGCGACCCGGTGCAGGGCTGGATTGGCGGGGTGCACCACTTCGATACCACGGACCACTTCCTCTACATTCCGCCGGAGCAGGCGGAGCATCCGGACGCGCTCGCCACGCATGGCACCTCGTGGGATGTGTACGCGTTTGGCGTGCTGGCGTATCGCCTTCTCACGGGCAAGTTCCCGCGTGCGGAGGAGGAACTGGAACGCGAAATCCGCGAGCAGGCCAACTTCAATGGAACGGTGCGCACGGTGGACAATGGCGCCATCCTCGCTGCGGTGCGTGCGCAGCATGACATCGAGTGGCCGAAGAAGCCGACCTCGAAGTGGGACGAGCGGCGCAAGCAGATACTGGAGAAATGCCTGGCGCTGGATCCGAAGCTGCGCTGGCCGGATCTGCGTGAGGTGATGCGCGAGTTTGAAAAGCTCGAGGCGGACTACCTTCTGGAAGATGCGCGGGAGAAGATTGGCATCGAAAAGCGGCGCCAGGCCCGGCGCGTGATGCTCCTGCGGACGATGGTGCAGGTGCTCTTCGTCGCGCTAGTCGCCGCTGCCGGATATGGTCTCTGGTATGGCTATGACAAGTACACCAAGTGGCAGCATGCGGAGAAAGCCACGGCAGTGATCGCGAAAGAAAAGGAGGAGGGCGAGAAGGCGAGGGAAGGGAAGATCACGGATCTGGCCACGAAGCTCCAACAGGCCAAAGAGGCGGAGCGGCTGGCGAGCTCGAACCTGCAGATGTCCCAGGCGGCGGTGGATCAGTTCCTCACCCAGTTGCTGCAACTTCCCGCCGGGCTTGGGTTGCAGGCGGAGATATCGCAGAAGCATGTGAATGATGCCCTGGCCTTCTGCGAGCAGGAGCGGCCACGACTGGAGAAGGATGAGTCCCAGCTGCCGCTGCGTGCGACGAACTACTTCAACACGGCGCAGCTGCTGATGCGCAAGAACCAGCAGAAGGAGGCGAAGGCGTGGTTTGAGAAAGCCCGCAGCACGCTGAACCTGCTGCTGCAGCGGGAGCCCACCCATGCCGATGTGACGCGCCGGCAGATCATGCTGGGCCGCACGTGCCGCTGGCTGGGCACGATGAAGGCGGAGGAGGGGCATCGCGTGGAAGCCTCGCAGTATTTCAAGGAAGCCGTGGCAGCATTGACCCCGGCACTGGAAAAGAATCCAAAGGACCGCAACGCTCGTGTGGAGTGCGCCATGGCCTGGTATGAACTTGGCAAGCGCTCCCGCCGCGATGGTGAAACGGCGGTGGCGGTGAATGCATTGGGCCGCGTGCCGACGCTCATGGATGCGAAGGTGGTGGGTGAGGAACTCACCCCGCAGGAGCAATTCCTCCTGGCGCGGAGCCGCATTGAGCAGGCGCTTTCCCTCCGCGATGAAGGCAGGCTGGATGAGGCCATGCGTGCGCTCTTCGACTCCATGGAGGTGATGGTGAAGCTGGTGGAGAAGTCCGCGCCACACAATCAGGAGCAGGCACTCACGCTCGCGGAGGCCTACATCGAGTTTGGTGAAATCGTCTCCGGCAAGCTGGGCACCACGGATGCAAAAGATGCGCAGGCAGAGGCACAGGCAATCCTGATGGAACTGGTGCGCACGCAGCCACAGTGGGCGGAGGCCCGCTACCTGCTGGCGCGAAACTATGGCGCCCTCGCCGCCTTGGAGCGGGATCAAGGCAACGCCACCGAGGCTCGTACGAAACAGGAGTCCGCCGTGAAGACGCTGGAGGATCTCAGCAAGGACAATCCGGACAACACGCGCTTCCTCACGGAGTATGCGCGACAGAAGGGGGCGCACGCCCAGATGCTCTGTGACCTGAACAAGGCGAAGGATGCCGTCCCGATTGCCAAGGAAGGGGTGGACCGGCTGGAGGAGCTGATGCAGAAGAACGATGCCAGCCTCGACGAACTCGATCGCAAGGCGTGTGGTGTATTGCTGGCCCAGCTTTACGGCATTCTCGGCCAATCCGGTGAGGCTGCAAAAGACAGCAAGCTGGCGAAGTCCTCCTTTGCCAAGGCGTCTGAGCATTGGGAAGCTCTCAAGAGCCGGCACGGGCATGATGAAACCATCGATGCAGGTCTGAACTGGAGCAAAGAGCGCTTGGGCAAGTTCAAGTGA